The DNA window GGTTGCACCGTTTGTTGTACCTATGACCATTGGTATTAACGTATTGATGTTAACGCTGAACTGGACGAAGACGGTTGATATCGATGTCTGGAACTTCTGGCATTTTTCGATGGTTGGCGCCATGGTTTACGGAGTTACCGGAAACTTTTTCTTTGGCTTGCTAATCGCTGGCGTCACTGCTGCTATCACCTTTGTTATGGCTGACTGGTGCGCTCCGATGATTCAGAAATATTTCAATCTTCCAGGAATTTCATTGCCCACGTTGTCTGCGGTTATTTTCTTCCCGATAGGCGTTCTGGGAAACATGGTGCTCGATAAGATACCGGGGCTTAATAAGCTGAATGCGGATCCGGACCAAATACAGAAGCGGTTTGGCGTCTTCGGCGAACCCATGATGCTGGGCGTTATTCTGGGAGCCGGTATTGGTCTTCTGGCGGAATATGACCTTAAAGGCGTACTGAACCTTGCCATGAGCCTGGGAGCGGTCATGTTGATCATGCCGCGGATGGTTAAATTGTTGATGGAAGGGTTACTGCCGCTGTCGGATGCTGTTCGTAACTTCTTACGTAAGCGTTATCCGGACCGTCACGACCTGTATATCGGTCTGGACATTGCGGTTGCAGTCGGCCATCCATCCGTGCTTTCAACGGCCTTATTGTTAATCCCGGTCGGTATTCTTCTGGCGGTGGTTCTCCCAGGTAACAGACTGCTGCCATTGGGTGACCTGGCTAACATTTGGGTACCTATTTCGATGGTGGTGCTGGCCTGTCGCGGCAATATCGTCAGAGCGTTTATTATCGGGATCCCTTGTCTGGCTGTTAACTTGTATGTGGCTTCAGCAGCCGCGCCAATTTTGACAAAGATTGCCAGAGACATGAATTTCCCCATTAAAACGGATGGTGAGATCTCAAGCCTGCTTGACGGCGGTAATCCCTATCGTTTTTGGGCAGTAAAAATCTTTGATGGTAACGGAATTGCGCTGGCCCTTATTCCGGTCATATTCTTGCTCTGCCTGTGGTTGTATCGGGTAACGAAGAAACAGCTTCAGGCGGAAGAAGCTGCAGAAAATAATGAAGCTACGACAGGTAGTGTTCCAGTAATTAAATAATCTAGTCTATTCTGAAGCAGAGTTTTCTGCTTCAGAATAAAATAAACAGATATCCCTTACATCATAAGGGGAGAGCGATGTATACGATCGGAATCGATATTGGTACGACAAATTGTAAGGTGTGTTTGTTTCAGGTTCCTGCACTTGAATTAATGAACCAATATAGCTTCAGAACACCCCGGATTATTGATGGAGATAATACGGATTTTGATGTCCGTTTGATATGGGACGGCATTGTTCATGGTCTTAAAACGATAACAAAAAATTTGCATGCTGGACAGAATATCAGTGCAGTTGCGGTAGCCAGCGTCGGTGAAGCTGGGGTGCTTCTTGACGACAATGATAACGTCATTGGACCAGCTTTAACCTGGTACGATACCAGACCAAAGCAGCAGCTTGAGAATATTATATCTGCATTAGATATAGAAAGTATTTATGAAATAACGGGTATTCCGGCACATTCAAATTATAGCGTCAATAAAATTAAATGGCTTCATGATAATATTAAAAACGCTAAAGAAGGTCGCAAGTGGCTTTGCCTTGCTGAGTATATAGCATTTAAGCTTTCGGGAGAGAAACGTTCTGAATATTCTCTCGCCTCACGAACAATGGGGCTGAACATCGCACAAATGGCGTGGGATAAGAGGGTGCTGGACGCAGCTGAGATTTCTCCGTCGCTTTTTAGTCCTTTGGTATATGCGGGAACCTCTATTGGTTGTGTAACTTCTGAAGTCTCTGCCCTTACAGGATTACCAGACGATGCTCAGGTCTCTATTGCCGG is part of the Klebsiella huaxiensis genome and encodes:
- a CDS encoding PTS galactitol transporter subunit IIC; the protein is MDKVFSAVQFILGLGPTIMLPIIIFIMAMCLQTGFSRALRSALTIGMGFIGIFLVFGLLVDTLGPAAKEMVNHTGIDLPVVDLGWTPLAAIAWASQVAPFVVPMTIGINVLMLTLNWTKTVDIDVWNFWHFSMVGAMVYGVTGNFFFGLLIAGVTAAITFVMADWCAPMIQKYFNLPGISLPTLSAVIFFPIGVLGNMVLDKIPGLNKLNADPDQIQKRFGVFGEPMMLGVILGAGIGLLAEYDLKGVLNLAMSLGAVMLIMPRMVKLLMEGLLPLSDAVRNFLRKRYPDRHDLYIGLDIAVAVGHPSVLSTALLLIPVGILLAVVLPGNRLLPLGDLANIWVPISMVVLACRGNIVRAFIIGIPCLAVNLYVASAAAPILTKIARDMNFPIKTDGEISSLLDGGNPYRFWAVKIFDGNGIALALIPVIFLLCLWLYRVTKKQLQAEEAAENNEATTGSVPVIK